One stretch of Prinia subflava isolate CZ2003 ecotype Zambia chromosome 7, Cam_Psub_1.2, whole genome shotgun sequence DNA includes these proteins:
- the SMOX gene encoding spermine oxidase, which produces MQSCEISADSTDDPLSSGLRRKRQPRIVVIGAGLAGLSAAKALLESGFTDVTVLEATDRIGGRVQSVQLGHATFELGATWIHGSHGNPVYHLAEDNGLLEETTDSERSVGRISLYSKNGVAYHLTNSGQRIPKDVVEEFSDLYNEVYNLTQEFFQRGKPVNAESQNSVGVFTRDVVRKRVKADPDDTEAVKRLKLAMIQQYLKVESCESSSHSMDEVSLSEFGEWTEIPGAHHVIPCGFIKIVEILARSIPKSVIQLRKPVKCIHWNQSVSKEIERVADHNSDLPEENKASNVFVECEDCEFIPADHVIVTVSLGVLKKRHESLFHPRLPEEKVMAIEKLGINTTDKIFLEFEEPFWSSECNSIQFVWEDEAESESLTYPEELWYKKICSFDVLYPPERYGHVLSGWICGEEALIMEKCDDETVAETCTEMLRKFTGNPNIPKPRRILRSSWGSNPHFRGSYSYTQVGSSGADVEKLAKPLPYAESSKSPPMQVMFSGEATHRKYYSTTHGAVLSGQREAARLIEMYQDLLQCPA; this is translated from the exons ATGCAAAGTTGTGAAATATCTGCAGACAGCACGGATGATCCTCTTAGTAGTGGCCTACGGAGAAAGCGGCAGCCTCGAATAGTCGTGATCGGTGCTGGGCTCGCGGGCCTGTCGGCAGCCAAGGCGCTCCTGGAAAGCGGATTCACGGATGTAACAGTCCTCGAGGCGACCGACCGCATCGGGGGCCGCGTGCAGAGCGTCCAGCTCG ggcatGCCACTTTTGAACTGGGAGCTACGTGGATTCATGGTTCACATGGAAACCCAGTCTATCATCTAGCAGAAGACAATGGTTTGCTCGAAGAGACCACTGACAGCGAGAGGAGCGTTGGGCGGATCAGCCTTTACTCCAAGAATGGGGTGGCTTATCACCTCACCAACAGCGGGCAGAGGATCCCGAAAGATGTGGTTGAAGAATTCAGTGATTTATACAACGAG GTCTATAACCTGACTCAGGAGTTCTTCCAACGAGGTAAACCAGTCAATGCTGAGAGCCAGAACAGCGTGGGCGTTTTCACGCGGGACGTCGTGCGCAAACGCGTCAAGGCCGACCCGGATGACACGGAGGCCGTCAAGAGGTTGAAACTGGCCATGATCCAGCAGTACCTGAAG GTAGAGAGTTGTgagagcagctcccacagcatgGATGAAGTCTCGCTGAGTGAATTTGGGGAATGGACCGAAATCCCCGGGGCTCATCACGTCATTCCTTGTGGTTTCATTAAAATCGTGGAGATCCTGGCCCGCTCCATTCCCAAGTCTGTCATTCAGCTCCGCAAGCCGGTCAAGTGCATCCACTGGAACCAGTCGGTCAGCAAGGAGATCGAGAGGGTGGCTGACCACAACAGTGACCTCCCCGAGGAGAACAAGGCCTCCAATGTCTTCGTAGAGTGCGAGGACTGTGAGTTCATCCCAGCTGACCACGTCATTGTGACCGTGTCCCTGGGAGTCTTGAAGAAGCGCCACGAGAGCCTGTTCCATCCCCGCCTGCCTGAGGAGAAGGTGATGGCCATTGAGAAACTGGGAATCAATACCACTGACAAGATCTTCCTGGAGTTCGAAGAGCCCTTCTGGAGCTCTGAATGCAACAGCATCCAGTTTGTCTGGGAAGATGAGGCGGAGAGCGAGAGCTTGACTTATCCCGAGGAGCTGTGGTACAAGAAGATCTGCAGCTTTGATGTGCTCTACCCACCCGAGAGGTACGGCCACGTCCTCAGTGGCTGGATCTGTGGAGAGGAGGCTTTGATTATGGAGAAGTGTGATGATGAAACTGTGGCAGAAACCTGCACCGAAATGCTACGTAAATTTACAG GGAATCCAAACATTCCGAAACCTCGCCGGATCCTGCGGTCCTCCTGGGGCAGCAATCCCCACTTCCGTGGGTCCTACTCCTACACCCAGGTTGGCTCCAGTGGGGCCGACGTGGAGAAGCTGGCGAAACCTCTGCCTTACGCCGAGAGCTCCAAAAGTCCT cccatgcaGGTGATGTTTTCGGGGGAGGCCACCCACAGGAAGTATTACTCCACGACCCACGGTGCTGTGCTCTCCGGGCAGAGGGAGGCTGCTCGGCTCATCGAGATGTACCAGGACCTGCTGCAGTGCCCGGCCTGA